ACCGAGGTGCGGGCGCCGGTGGCGGCAATGGCGGAGAGGCCCGAGGACCTAAACCTGCCCAATGCCGTCATCACCAGGATCATCAAGGAGGCGGTGAGCAGCTTCGGCGGGCGGATGGGCCAGGGCCGGACGAGCGGGCAGCAGAGGAAGCAGGTCCTGGGCCGGCAGCTTTATTAACCCacgttctttttccagctcccgGACGGTGTCAACATCTCCAAGGAGGCCCGCAGCGCCATCTCCCGCGCCGCCAGCGTCTTCGTGCTGTACGCCACTTCCTGGTGAGGCAAGCTGAGCTAGCCAGAACCTAGCTGGGCTGAGGCGTAAGGGGGTCGCAGAGACCTGCCCCCGAAGTCCGCGGCCTGGGGCCCAGACCCCAGTAATCGTGTCCTACCCCCGTGCGGGGAAGTTCAGCCCTCATCCAGTTGTTGCAAGGTCTGAAGCAAACTAAAGCAACAAAATTGCTTTGCTTTAACCCTTTTgtacgggggagggagggacttaACCACGTCACAAAAAAAATCCCTGCATCTGAGATCTAGGCTTTTCCGTACCACCTCTGGTGCCCCTTTTCCACCCACCCCATAGGCGGCAAGAGGGGGTCTGACGGCCCCTGAAacccttttgtctttttttttttttcagcgccAACAACTTTGCGATGAAAGGGAAACGCAAGACACTGAATGCCAGTGACGTGCTCTCAGCCATGGAAGAGATGGAGTTCCAGCGGTTCGTTACCCCATTGAAAGAAGCTCTGGAAGGTAATGACCCTCTTCTTTGTTCAGCCAAGTAGATGTTCATCCTGTCTTACCTGCTCACCTGGCCCTGAGTCTTCTCCGCTTGGGTCCCTGTAAGAACAGGAGACGAGTATTGGACGTGACTCAGAATCCATTCCGTTGGCACCGCCTCAgatctgatttgtatttttccttctctgccccagcTTTTCCAGTTATACAGTGGAGTTAGCTGCTGCAGTCTGCTTGGTTCAGCCCTGCCTCCTAACCCCCACCTTCCTCCTTACAGCCTACAGGCGAGAGcagaaaggcaagaaggaagcttcagagcaaaagaagaaggacaaagacaaaaaaacagaTTCGGAAGAGCAAGACAAGAGCAGGGATGAGGACAACGATGAAGACGAGGACAGGCTGGAAGAAGAAGAGCCgaatgaggaggaggaagtggacaACTAATGGGATGGGAAGACTGTGGCACGCTGGAAAGTACCACCCTGGCATGTGGTACGTTTGTGAGAAGCTTTTCCCTGCTGGGCAGAGCAGTCTTAGCCAGAAAAGCCTGAgaagatcaaaataaaaactgacgACTGAATCATCATCAAAACCAGCACTTCCGTCAGAGCATCTGAGTAGCAGGGTCCTGTGTTGCTAAATCAGTCTGAAGGTAATGACTTTTAGGCGAGAGGGATTCTGGGCGGCTAATGTAATTAGTCGACCtgatctctcctgtttccttACATACATGGTTAGGCAGTTTTTGATCCCCAGTTCCCTTctgaccccacccccaaaaaagtaataataacttCCATGCTGCCTGCTGTGTTCCAGATCACAGAGGCAGTCAAAGCTCAGGAAAAATTGGGGCTTTGAGCATGGTCAGCTGGTTGTGACTGTACAGGATATGGCAATACTGGCTTATTATTACAAGTGGTTAGAATGGTTTAGCTTTAGGAAAGTACTAAAAGACTATAGGAGAATAATGAAATCTGTTGTCTCTTCACTTTAAGGTAACATTGAATTTTGATTTCCACAGACCCCACTGGCTTGCAGCCCCTCTATATTGCCTGGTAGGCATTTGGCCTGCTGGGGTGGCTGCTCTCTGGCCTCATAAACTTTTAAAGCAGCAGTGTAGAGTGGAGTTAGTCAAGCAAGTGTGCTAATATCTTAGCACACttaccaaacaaacagaaaacccccacaaaaacaaaatgggaaaaaaacacagatgGTTTAGTCTTAGTTGCACCTCGCTGCCTGCCACTGTATCGCTTTATCGTCACCTCCTGGAAGGTATAAAATTCCAGGCTTTCTCTTCTTGTAGTCCATTTCCCAAGcttatggctttaattttttcattcttccaATTCCTGACAAGTTTCAAACTTTCTTCTATGCACATTTGGTCCCTCTGTgcttctcccttcctgtctctcttctgcctctcttctgttccccattccactttctctctctctccttttctcacatCTGCCAACCCAGAAACTTTGATAACCTGCTTAAAGGGCAGAAATTTGATGGTGCTCAGGAATCtaatccccacccccaaaagccAACCCCTTTAACTGCTTCTAAAGTAACTCtgttaatcttatttttttttcccttgacatGTGGTGCCCCAAgcacttttttgtttgtctctaaGTTGAGCGCTTGGAGGTTGACAGGTAGTGAGGTGTGTGTAGTTTGACACTGTTAATTTGTTAAACGAATGCAGCCAAAAGTTTGTTGACAACTGAGTGAAGACTATTGAGGAAAATTATAATGCTTTGTATAAATAAAGAACATTCTTGTTAAAAGTGGTGACTCCCTTTCATCCTGCTTGTTTATAGTATGCTTTTGGGGAGGACCCACTGATCCTGCCTCAAAGAGTTCTTGACATGTGGACCCGCCCAGATCTTTGTAAACACAGGATCCTGCGTTACCTTGGATGGCCAGCAGATGCTGCTCTTCGACCACAACAAGAGGTTTTCATGGCTCTGCTGGGCAACCTATGCGTACTAGTTGCTCAATGACTCAACATTTATGGAGTCCCTACTATGAGGCTGGCACCGTTCTAAATGCTTTCAAGTATAAACTCTGAAACTCTATCAAGGAGAGCTATTACCTTTGTGATCTCAGTCACAACGCTATATTCTCTAATGTACAGaactttttaaatcatgaatttataaataacatttcataAAGGTACAACCCCGGTAGTCACTAGATCTGgtggtttttccttttccacaaaAGAAACATCCTTTCTTAACTCCCATGAGCACCACTCAGCTAAACTCTCAAGTCCCATCTGGACTCCTGTGGCTTCCTTTGAGCTCAGTTTTTTGCCTCATCTCTGCTTGCCCTAGCTTCTGTGTACTGCTTGCCAAGTGGATCTTCCTGGAACATAGCTGTATTCCAGCCCCTCACTGCGTCCCGTTAAATCCATACTTAAACCTGGTACACAAAACCTGCTTAAGGAGGGATTGCCTTACCATCTATTCCAATCCATTTCTACTTTATGGTGTAAGTCTCCGGTCATTGAATCCCCAAAAGAACTCTCCTTGCACATGGTTTTAGTTAGCACATTTTGACTACCTAAGCCATGTTTCCTGAGAGCGGGAACTATGACTTAAAACTACAGAAGTGGGGCCTAGCGGACTCGGTTGGTAGAATATGTGAGTCTTGACCTCAggatagtgagttcaagccccgtgctgagtgtagagattacttaaaagaacTGGGAGGAATCTGAGGTTATCAACCAGTTTTTTCCAAGCACACCCTAATCATTCCTGTAGGGGTATCCGAATTTTGAAGGTTGCTTACTAGGTTAAGGCAAAAATCTCATCTTTTGTAAGCCACCTCCCTTCATGCCTAGAGATTCTGATCTGGATTTGGAGGGTGAAAGGTTTTCATCCTTACCCAGGTAAAATAGCATTTGCAGGGACATCTAGCGGGCTCAGTCAGTGGcacgtgcgactcttgatcttggggttgtaagttcaagccccatattgggtgtagagattacttaaaaaataaaataaaatcagggtaCCTGTGTGACTGGgtcagttaagcctttgactcttgatatTGATTCAGGTTCCTATCTAGCCCCAGGTGGAGCacctgctgagtgtggagactgcttgggatcctctctcttcctctctgtccccatccccagctcattctcactctctctcaaaaataaaaatcgtttaaaaattacttttgcaGCCTAATTCTATTTTTGCTGATGGGAAATGGAGGCTCATCAGAGAGAAGTGACTTGCTTAAGATCTTACCACTAATTTATGAAAGCTAGGATCCTGTTCTAGTGGTCCATGgccttctatttctctttttttctttaattaactttttattttagaataattttagttttcagaaaagttgcagagtgcagagagttcccatataatCACTCAACTTTGCCTCATGTTgacatcttacataaccatggtacctttgtcaaaacagaaaaataccaaataccaAACTATTCGTATTTCACCACTTTTTCCACTAAAGGCCTTTTTTGATCCAGGATCCATTCCAGAATACTACATTGCATTCAATGAACCAATTTTATCTTTCAGTTGAGATGAGACTCACAGAACATAAcgttaatcatttttaaatgaccaatTCACTGGCATTTAGCACACTCACtgtgttgtgcaaccaccacttCTGTCTAGCTCCAAaacgttttcatcaccccaaaataaaacccTGCACCTATTAAGCAGTTATTTGCTCAtgcttccctccctccagtcccCAGCAACCACTAATCTCTTGCTAGCACTTGACAGCATTTAGCACCATGCCTTGTACCTCCCTGGGAAGTACTCACAATAGTAGGTTTTGaggggtttgtgggtttttttttatcattttttattgaagtataatatgCCTACTAAATGGTGcagataaatgtaaatgtaaagttGGATGAACTTGCACAAACACATCCATGTAACTTGCACTCAGATCAGTAAACAACATGACCGGCACCCTAATAAACCCCTTTGGTCTCCCTTCCAGTCGCTCTCCTCCTCGATTGTAATCATTATCCTAACTTCTAACAGCACAAGTGAATTTCGCCtggtttgtattttatataaataaaatcatacaatatgtattcttgtgcctgacttcttttgctcaacattatgtTTAAGATCTAGTCACATTGTTGCATTCACAATACTTTTTATGGATAAGATGGAAAgattaaaagtattttcaaattttgggGGTAGGGTAGAGAATGGGAACTCAGGTTTTCTCACCAAGAACAAAATGTGAGAAATAGATCACACCAAACAGCAGCATTCTTAAATTTTCCACTCCTACTGAGCTCTTTGAGGTAAATAGTCCTAATTATACCTAGTTATCAATAAACTCTGAGATGGAACTGGTGTCATGAAAGAAATGAGCAGGGGATCTACAcgggagcggggggtgggggggggtgggcactaATTACCCATATGAGTTGAAGGAGCATGACTAGTAGGCACTGCAGAGAAAACCCAGTGTGATGCAtcgcaaattatttaatctcccCAGAGATTGTCTTCCCAGTCTGTAAAACAAGGATAGTAACATAATTGTCATCAAAACTAGGTAAGTGAATGCATGATactgtccctctttttttttaatttttttttaacatttatttatttttgagacagagacagagcatgagtgggggaggggcagagagagggagacacagaatctgaaacaggctccaggctctcagctgtcagcacagagccggacgctgggctcgaactcacagaccgtgaaatcatgacctgagccgaagccggccgctcaaccgactgagccgcccaggcgccccgtgtccCTGACTCTTAAATGCACAAAAAATATGACCTCATTGTCCCACCTCCCTTATTTGACCACAGATCAGAACTCTAGTAGCTGAAAGCTACACAGGTCTCATATTTCCCTAGCAGTAAGCCTCTCTGCCTATTTAACTTGGAATGTAAAGAGGTATAAAACGGGTTCCGGGTAccaattttgagaaataaaatctgAGAGTGAGAGTAAGTGTAATACAACCAACTCACTGGCCTCCTCTACAAGTCAAAGTCAGCTTTTCTATAATCCCTAGTGCACCTTGATAAGGGCATTCCTTTGCTAGAGTATTGATCTCCACCCCCTACTTCATTCACCCAAATCCTACCAGTTCACCCAAGCCCCATAAGCCTCATTggttccctcctgcccctgcacaTATTCTGCCCAAACCGCGCACAGACCTTTGGTCAAATGTCGCATTGTACCCATCCTAGACTGGCCCGATGCCCCTATCGACTTAGAGCTTTTCCAGAATGCCCATGTCTTTTCACATCACCTCTCTCAATCCATGGCACAGAGCAGGCTCTGAGTAATTACACTGGAATAAATTTTCCTCTGAAAACCTGGAAGGCCGCCTGGTGCTGAACTCAACAGCTTTAAAACACTCAGTCTGCAAAAATGGACGTAGCTATTGTTTTCGGTATTAAGGTGTTGTTTTAATGTCCTTGACATCCAGTTATTCTTTCAACGATTAACCAGCGCCAAGTATGCACTAGACTGGGAAAAGGAAAACTGTAAAGAGAACCTCAGGGCTGTAACCGCATCGGAGCCCGACTCTCAGGGACCCCTACTGCACCTCCTCTGCGCCCCCATATAGGACCCCACTGTCCTTCCGCTACCCAAGCTCCGGCCCCAAGTAAGGagcaaggaggaggggggagggaaacgAGGGCCCTCCTGCCCTTTCGCACATCTGATTGGCCAGGCCTCGATGAGTGTGGGCGGGGCCGAGGCCGGAGCTGACCAGCCCGCCGGCCCAGTGCCCGTAGGGGGCGTGGCCTTAACGCTGATTGGGGCGGGCTGCAAGGGGGGGAGATGCTTCCGGGTGAGCTGCCCCGCCCCCACGTGGGTCCCGGGAGACTAAAACGAGCTACGGCGGTGGCGGGAGCGACAGCTCTGAGCCCTTGAGGAGCCAGGTGAGTGGGGGCCGGACTCGGGGAGACGGCGGACTTGGAGGTGGAGGCTGTGGCACCAAGAGTCCCTTGTCCCCAGACCCAAATGTGCCGTGCGCCTAAAGCGCTGGCGGTGCAGCCGGGGGCAGAGTCCTTGTGGGGCCCTTGTTTAGATTGCCTTGCTGCACCCAGGATTGGGGTCTCCGCGGGGATGTAGCCATTGGGGGCCCGGCTCCGGGCTCTGCATCTCCTCTCTGGGGTCCACTCCCTTGGAGACCCTTGGTGCGTtctctatcagtgcagagcctgaggtgccttgaaggatttgggggaggggggggaggaggaggagggaagtggAGACAGTAACAGTCGCTTTGTGCTAGATTTATACATAAGTCACATCCATTAGCCCATTAAGGCTACAAAAGCCCGTTGAGGTCGGTTCAAGTTCCCATTTGCCAGATACGAAACTGAGATCGCACAGCTGAAAAGtgacagaaccaggatttgaacccatgtctACCGTCTCCAAATCCCACACGCTGAACCATCAGGCTGTCAGCTGTAGCCAAGTCCAGAGTCAACGTTCTGCCTCCTTCCTCATACCCCCCTATTTCATTCAGAGTTCTCCACAAGCCCAACTCTGCTGGTAAGCAGCTTTGAAATCTATACTTAAAGTAGCAAGGGCTAATGGTGGGCACTGAGAACTGGGCTGCTGGAGACCTGGATTCTAGGCCCAGATCTGCCACTGACCCCTTGCGAGATCTTGAGCCagtgtctgcctttctctgagcCCAGTTCGCCATTATTTCGATGATGTAATCAACAAGCTTTAAGGAGCCTCTTAGCCAAGATATTCTAGGAGTCTGTGGAACTGGCCGATTCTCGTTGTAGCTCCAAATGGCTAAGCCCAGAAGAGGCTGGGCTCTTCAAAGCCCTAGGTCAAGGCCTCGGTCTCCTGCTTCTCTTTAATCCCTGTATCCAGCACTGGGATGGCTCAGGGTAGATATTCAGGAaatgctggttagttggtccctTTTCAGAACTGCCTGACAGCTGCTGTCCTGGGCCCTTCTGGGGCTTTGGATTTCTCAGCCCTGGCCACCTTCTACTTAGTTGGCCCTCCTGACTGCCTCCTCCCCAACTAGTGGCAGAGCCTGCCAGAGCTGGCAGCAGTTCCCCACCCTCTGCGCCAAGAGCACAGCCTCTGAAATCCTCAGCAGAGCATAACATGGGAAGTTCAGGCCTTGCAGCTCCTTCTgacccaccccctcacccccattcTGGCAGCTCCCAGGTCCCAACTTAGTTACTTAAGGAAGGAAGTACCTTCATAATCAGTCTGCAGAACCACCTCTTGCACGAAGCCATCCTTGGCTCCTGGAGACACAGGCGCCTCCCATAGATTAACATCTAGTCCACCCTCTACGGTAGCGTCTGTGTGGTATCTCAGAAGACCCTGCAGCCACACAGGTTTGAGTGCAAGTTCTCCCTTCTGGGTGTGGTGGGGAAGGCACTTCTGGGCTCACTCCAGATCTCCTTCCTGTTCAGTTCTGCTCCGAATGATGATAAAAGTAGCTACACATTTACTGTGCTGCTACCTGGTGCCAGGCACGTACCTCCTGACTATCTCTAATCTAATTTCCGCAGCTTTGCAGGTTTGGtagtatcattcccattttatagattatgaAATGAAGGCCCTGAAAGGCCAGCAACCTTCCCTGAAGTCACCCACACAGCACAGATCAGACCTGGGCCTCTATGACCCTGAAACAAGGTTCTCTCTACACCACCCTGTGCTGCTGCCTTCCAGCTAAGCTAACCTGCTCTAATGTGGGTGAGCATAGGTGGT
The Prionailurus viverrinus isolate Anna chromosome D4, UM_Priviv_1.0, whole genome shotgun sequence genome window above contains:
- the POLE3 gene encoding DNA polymerase epsilon subunit 3, producing the protein MAERPEDLNLPNAVITRIIKEALPDGVNISKEARSAISRAASVFVLYATSCANNFAMKGKRKTLNASDVLSAMEEMEFQRFVTPLKEALEAYRREQKGKKEASEQKKKDKDKKTDSEEQDKSRDEDNDEDEDRLEEEEPNEEEEVDN